The genomic stretch ACAATCTTGAGCAACAGCTTGCAGAAAAAGACGAAGAAATATCGGAGTTTCGTCGTCAGCATGCCGCCGAACTGGCTGGTGATGACAGGACATTGCGGCAGCTCGATCTGCTTGAAAGTGAACTGACCAGAATTGATGATGCCCGCTACAGGGCTATCCGTAACCGGGATGAATTGCGGCGTCTTCTTGCCGCAACACCCAGAACAACATCCAAAGGTGAACTTGATACGCTCAAGATCCAGCTTGCCCAGCTAGAAAGTCAGTATCTTGACAATCATCCGGACATAATAGGGTTGCGGGCGAAGATAGCTGAACTGCAGGCAGGTGGTGCCGGGTTGCCTGACAATCCGGAATATCTGCGGCTCGAGACTACGCTGCGCTCTGTTGAGGGTGAAGTGCAGGAGCTGGCCCAAAGAAAGTCAAGGATTGAACAGGACATTGAGCGCTACACACTGTTGAGCGGTCAGGTGCCTGCGGTGCAGGCTGAATTGCAGGAGATGATGCGCAGCTACACGCAGGTTGAAAATCTCTACAAGGAGTTGCTTGGCCAGCAAAGTAGCCTCGCGATCACAGCCAATCTGAGTGAGGGCGGCGGTACGATTGAGTACAAGATATTTGAAGCGCCTGTTGTGGCGGCCGAGCCTAGTTCGCCACCCCGGGGTATTCTGACATTCCTTATTCTCTTCGCAGCAGCCGGACTTGCTGGTGGTATTGCCTTCCTGATTACGCATTTTGACACATCATACACGATGGCAAACCAGATGCAGGAAGCGCTTGGCCTTCCAGTGCTTGGAGCTGTTTCCCCGGTGCTTACGCCGCGTTACCGAACCGTGAAGCTTTTTGAACGTGTCTCATTGGGCATGATTTGTGCAGCGCTTGGCGCAGCAACGATTGCGTTGTTCTGGTATCAGATCATCTATGTGCCGGAGGGGCCGTCAGCTCAAAGCGTGGCAGCAGATAGCACTGACATCTATTTGCAGGAGGGGATATAATGAGTCTTGTGCAAAGAGCCGCTCAGAGTCTCCGGGACGGAAACAGTGCGCAGCGGGCAGGGGAAACAACGAAGCAAAGGAAACAGCGAAAAGCCGAAACAGCTTTTCGTCTTGAGGCTGAGCTGGATTATGGCCATCTCGCGCAGCAGGGATTGTTTGTCCCAACATCAAAGCCTGAGCGCCTTCCCCAGGAATTACGCGCCATCAAACGGCGCCTTTTGAGACGCCTGAAATATTACAAAAACGACCTTTCTGGCCGCAAAAGCAAAAGATCGATTCTCGGCGCCCAGT from Parvularcula sp. IMCC14364 encodes the following:
- a CDS encoding XrtA system polysaccharide chain length determinant, with the translated sequence MISLSDLPEPLVRYIVGMWRQRWLIAALTWAVALLGWFFLLMAPDVYTSRAQVYLNTDTFLRSFIDKTATSADFEKRVRVMRLQLLSRENMEIVAKSSGLAAELTNETELSRVVQDLQNDISVVNEEGQYFYIDYGNHDAVIAQRVVDQVVNLFIEQDIGAGIVQSRQAVGKVEQEINNLEQQLAEKDEEISEFRRQHAAELAGDDRTLRQLDLLESELTRIDDARYRAIRNRDELRRLLAATPRTTSKGELDTLKIQLAQLESQYLDNHPDIIGLRAKIAELQAGGAGLPDNPEYLRLETTLRSVEGEVQELAQRKSRIEQDIERYTLLSGQVPAVQAELQEMMRSYTQVENLYKELLGQQSSLAITANLSEGGGTIEYKIFEAPVVAAEPSSPPRGILTFLILFAAAGLAGGIAFLITHFDTSYTMANQMQEALGLPVLGAVSPVLTPRYRTVKLFERVSLGMICAALGAATIALFWYQIIYVPEGPSAQSVAADSTDIYLQEGI